A stretch of Methylogaea oryzae DNA encodes these proteins:
- a CDS encoding lysylphosphatidylglycerol synthase transmembrane domain-containing protein — protein MTKGDRATGIKKKIAFLIKLAISITLLFWLFTKFDLQAHQFTPKEPMWLIVGIVATLIQPAIMGERWRIILSAYDLKTALSTLVKITYLSVFMGQFLPASIGGDAIRVVMIKRCGVRLTLGAVSTVIDRGFALIALFFLVPLAFVNDIKEFQNTETQIIAASLTFLMLVSPLVLAYMAPFFERKAHHRRWIRPIAYIASGMKHLICSPLKIFSVLSISLAVHLLSAVALWSVMMGLGSEISFWLGLTIFPAIILAQMLPVSLGGWGVREVAAISVLGMVGVNPQVALTSSVMLGIFYALASLPGAWYAFQWHKIDA, from the coding sequence ATGACCAAGGGAGACCGCGCCACAGGAATCAAGAAAAAAATCGCTTTCCTGATAAAGCTGGCTATTTCAATAACGCTGCTATTTTGGCTATTCACCAAGTTTGATCTGCAGGCGCATCAATTTACGCCGAAAGAGCCTATGTGGTTGATTGTTGGAATTGTCGCAACATTGATTCAGCCGGCCATCATGGGAGAACGCTGGCGTATTATTTTATCCGCGTACGATTTGAAAACCGCCCTATCGACGCTGGTGAAAATCACCTATCTTTCCGTTTTTATGGGGCAATTTTTGCCGGCATCCATCGGAGGAGACGCCATTCGCGTGGTCATGATTAAGCGATGCGGCGTTCGCCTTACGTTGGGCGCGGTCAGCACGGTTATCGATAGAGGTTTCGCTTTAATTGCGCTGTTTTTCCTTGTCCCCCTGGCCTTTGTAAACGACATTAAGGAATTCCAAAACACGGAAACCCAAATTATCGCCGCGTCGCTGACCTTTCTAATGTTGGTCTCGCCGCTCGTGCTCGCCTACATGGCGCCGTTCTTTGAAAGAAAGGCTCACCATCGCCGGTGGATACGACCGATTGCGTACATTGCCTCCGGCATGAAACACCTCATTTGCAGCCCGCTAAAGATTTTTTCGGTCCTGTCCATTTCCCTGGCCGTTCATTTGCTCTCGGCCGTTGCGTTATGGTCCGTCATGATGGGCCTCGGTTCGGAAATCAGTTTTTGGCTCGGATTAACCATTTTTCCCGCGATTATTTTGGCGCAAATGCTTCCTGTATCGTTGGGAGGCTGGGGGGTAAGAGAGGTCGCGGCGATCTCCGTCCTCGGCATGGTGGGGGTCAACCCCCAAGTTGCGCTCACCTCTTCGGTCATGCTGGGTATTTTTTACGCATTAGCCAGCCTTCCTGGCGCTT
- the gmd gene encoding GDP-mannose 4,6-dehydratase, which translates to MKRALITGITGQDGAYLAELLLEKGYEVHGIIRRSSSFNTGRILHLYKDLHESDVRLHLHYGELSDSSRLERIVELAQPDEVYNLGAQSHVRVSFDEPVYTADVVGLGSLRMLEAIRNVFGASKTKYYQASSSEMFGDVREVPQTEKTPFYPRSPYACAKVYAYWQVVNYREAYGMHASNGILFNHESPLRGETFVTRKITRGLSRIVAGKEKKIYLGNLDAKRDWGFAKDYVEAMWLMLQQPEPDDYVIATGQTWSVRDFLIKAFECVGLNWEDHVEFDPRYLRPTEVDLLIGDAAKAREKLNWVPRTSFDELVRLMVQADLALEGVADRMVPK; encoded by the coding sequence ATGAAAAGAGCTCTTATTACCGGTATTACCGGGCAAGACGGCGCCTACCTAGCGGAACTTTTGCTGGAAAAAGGCTACGAGGTACACGGTATCATCCGCCGTTCCTCGTCTTTCAATACCGGCCGCATCCTCCATCTGTACAAAGACTTGCATGAAAGCGACGTCAGGTTACACCTCCACTACGGTGAGCTGAGCGACTCCAGCCGCTTGGAAAGAATCGTCGAGCTGGCGCAGCCGGACGAGGTTTACAACCTTGGCGCGCAGAGCCACGTGAGAGTTTCCTTCGACGAACCGGTTTATACCGCCGACGTCGTGGGATTGGGATCGCTCCGCATGCTCGAGGCGATAAGAAACGTTTTCGGCGCGTCCAAAACCAAGTATTACCAGGCCTCTAGTTCCGAGATGTTCGGCGACGTTAGAGAAGTCCCGCAGACGGAGAAAACGCCGTTTTACCCGCGCAGCCCGTATGCCTGCGCCAAGGTTTACGCGTATTGGCAGGTGGTCAACTATCGCGAAGCTTATGGCATGCACGCGTCCAACGGAATCTTGTTCAACCACGAGAGCCCGCTGCGCGGCGAGACCTTTGTGACCAGAAAGATCACGCGCGGACTAAGCCGCATCGTTGCCGGAAAGGAAAAGAAAATTTATTTGGGCAATCTGGATGCGAAACGCGACTGGGGCTTCGCCAAGGATTACGTGGAGGCCATGTGGTTGATGCTGCAACAGCCCGAACCAGACGATTATGTCATCGCTACCGGCCAAACCTGGAGCGTACGCGACTTTTTGATCAAGGCCTTTGAATGCGTCGGACTCAATTGGGAAGACCATGTTGAATTCGACCCCAGATATCTCCGCCCGACCGAAGTGGACCTGCTCATTGGCGATGCGGCAAAGGCGAGAGAAAAACTGAATTGGGTTCCGAGAACCTCCTTTGACGAACTGGTGCGCCTGATGGTACAGGCGGACTTGGCGCTCGAAGGCGTGGCCGATCGCATGGTGCCAAAATGA
- a CDS encoding glycosyltransferase family 2 protein: protein MRIALCILTKNEKECVEVMFPRIPAPSTPNAGFDEIVVVDGGSTDGTVEYFTQRGVKVIGQSKRGRGEAFHLAFEQIKADAYIFFSPDGNEDPEDLPKFRKYLSEGADIVIASRMMKGARNEEDDQIFRWRKWANNAFNLMANIAFRKKGPFITDSINGYRAITKSATETLKLDASDYTIEYQMTMRAFKSGLKIAEFPTIEGNRIFGETQARSIPTGIRFLKAFYHELTH, encoded by the coding sequence ATGCGAATAGCACTGTGCATTCTAACTAAAAACGAGAAAGAGTGTGTCGAGGTAATGTTCCCTCGCATACCGGCCCCCTCGACACCCAACGCCGGCTTCGACGAAATTGTCGTAGTCGACGGCGGCTCGACCGACGGCACTGTCGAATACTTCACCCAGCGTGGCGTAAAAGTTATCGGACAGAGTAAACGGGGACGGGGTGAAGCGTTCCATCTCGCATTCGAGCAAATCAAAGCGGATGCCTATATCTTTTTCTCCCCCGACGGAAATGAAGATCCGGAAGACCTGCCAAAGTTCAGGAAGTATCTTTCGGAAGGCGCCGATATCGTCATCGCCTCCAGAATGATGAAAGGCGCAAGAAACGAAGAAGACGACCAAATCTTCAGATGGAGAAAATGGGCCAATAACGCGTTCAACCTCATGGCAAACATTGCCTTCCGGAAGAAGGGCCCCTTTATCACCGACTCTATTAATGGTTATAGAGCGATAACCAAGAGCGCCACGGAAACTCTTAAGCTGGATGCGAGCGACTATACGATCGAGTACCAGATGACGATGAGAGCGTTCAAGTCTGGGCTGAAGATTGCAGAATTCCCGACCATCGAAGGCAATAGAATTTTTGGGGAAACGCAGGCGCGCAGCATACCTACCGGAATAAGATTCTTGAAGGCTTTCTACCACGAATTGACGCACTAA
- a CDS encoding NAD-dependent epimerase/dehydratase family protein, which translates to MSYRTAVTARDFHEKTRDYFASKRVLVLGGSGFIGSHVVEQLLAIGAKPVVITRVPQPKYLETPIRNGECEIHCGNLNDLDFVAKVLKTCPIVMYMAASVGGLEFNFKHPASIFHDNMTPFLGVIRLAQQSAVERFLVTSSACVYPRHCSIPTPEEEGVLDQPEPTNAGYGWAKRMEEFVGQAYAKEYGMSIAIARPYNAYGPRDNFDPEKSHVIPALIHRAMTTESDYFDVWGDGSHSRSFLYVDDFARGLIETTALYPEADPINIGTAEEIQISRVAELIGETVSKIRGRSIAPKFNPDGLTGQPRRMCDTKKAFEKIGFQAKTPFLDGISKTITWYSENANSTVHSN; encoded by the coding sequence ATGAGTTACCGAACCGCGGTCACCGCCCGGGACTTTCACGAAAAGACGCGGGATTACTTCGCCTCCAAACGAGTGCTCGTCCTGGGGGGAAGCGGTTTTATCGGCAGCCACGTGGTCGAGCAGTTGCTCGCTATCGGGGCCAAGCCGGTCGTAATTACGCGTGTCCCTCAGCCCAAATATCTCGAAACGCCGATTCGGAATGGGGAATGCGAGATCCATTGCGGGAACCTGAATGATCTGGACTTCGTCGCCAAGGTTCTGAAGACCTGCCCTATCGTCATGTACATGGCGGCGTCCGTCGGTGGCCTGGAATTCAATTTCAAACATCCCGCATCGATATTTCACGACAATATGACGCCTTTTTTAGGCGTCATTCGCTTGGCGCAGCAATCGGCCGTCGAACGGTTCCTGGTCACCAGCTCCGCTTGCGTTTATCCGCGGCATTGCTCCATACCGACCCCCGAAGAAGAGGGCGTTCTGGATCAGCCGGAACCGACCAATGCGGGTTATGGATGGGCCAAGCGCATGGAGGAATTTGTCGGACAGGCATACGCGAAGGAATACGGCATGTCCATTGCCATAGCGCGTCCGTATAACGCCTATGGTCCCAGGGACAACTTTGACCCGGAGAAATCCCATGTGATTCCGGCCCTTATTCATAGGGCCATGACAACGGAATCCGATTACTTTGATGTTTGGGGCGACGGATCGCACTCCCGGTCATTCCTTTATGTGGACGACTTCGCCAGGGGATTGATCGAAACAACCGCGCTTTATCCGGAAGCCGATCCTATCAATATAGGAACCGCCGAGGAAATACAAATATCGCGCGTCGCCGAACTCATTGGAGAAACGGTATCGAAAATCAGGGGACGTTCGATAGCCCCGAAATTCAACCCCGATGGCCTTACCGGACAACCCAGGCGGATGTGCGACACGAAAAAAGCCTTCGAAAAAATCGGGTTCCAAGCCAAGACTCCGTTCTTGGATGGCATATCTAAAACTATTACTTGGTATTCAGAAAATGCGAATAGCACTGTGCATTCTAACTAA